The genome window ACAGTTACTGCGGTAAAAGAAATAAGAGCAGCAAATCCAGATGCCCTTCTCCTTCATGCAGGAGACCAGTTTACAGGGACCTTATACTTTAATGAATTCCAAGGAAAAGCTGATTTAGCGATGCTGAATTTGCTTGGCATTGATGCAATGACCTTTGGAAACCATGAATTTGATTTAGGATCTTCTGCAGAAGGTCATCAAGCGCTAGCTGACTTTATTAAGGGAGCAAACTTCCCATTTGTCAGTGCGAATGTTGATTTTTCGAAAGATGAGAAATTTACTGGACTTCAGAACAAATCGATTGAATCGAATAGTGAAAACGGAAAGATATATAATGGCATTGTCAAAGAAGTAAACGGAGAGAAAGTTGGGATTTTTGGATTAACGACAGCGGAAACGGCGGATATTTCTAGCCCAGGATCGATTGCTTTTGAAAACTATTTGAAAGAAGCAGAAAAAGCAGTAGAAGCTTTTGAAGAAGCAGGGGTAAATCGAATTGTTGCCTTGACCCATATTGGATATGACGATAATGCAGCAATTGATAATGATTTAATTCTTGCGGAAAAAGTAGAAGGTATTGACGTGATTGTCGGTGGTCATAGCCATACAACATTGGAGAAACCAGTAATAGTAGACGAGGATGAAACACCTACGCTAATTGTTCAAACTGGTAACTCAAACAGCAATCTTGGCGTTGTAAATGTAACTTTTGATGAAAATGATGTAGTGAAGACTTATGACGGTCACTTAGTAGCTATCGGTGCTCAAGAAGAGGATGAAGAAGCTGTTAAAGTATTGGAGCCATTTAAAGAGAAAATTAATCAAGTGGCAAAAACGGAAATCGGCGTGTCCTCACCAATTGCATTAGAAAGTCCACGTACGAATGGCGATGATACAAAACCAAGTGTCCGCAAGAATGAAACGATTTTAGGGAACTTGATTACTGATGGAATGCTTGAGAAGTCAAGAACGTTCACTGGTAAAAATATTATTATGGCCCTGCAAAATGGGGGGGGAATCCGTGCAGCAATTGATAAAGGACCAATCACTGTTGGTGAAATAATCACGGTCCTTCCATTTAACAACACATTAGCAACCATGGATGTAACAGGTGCTGAGCTAAAAGAGGCATTTGAAATTTCTTTAGGTCAGTATCCAACAGAAAATGGTGGTTTCTTACATGTAGCGGGTGGAAAAGTTGTATATGATGAAACAAAACTACCTGGAGAGCGAATTGTATCTGTTTCCTATTTAAATGAAGCTGGTAAATATGTAGAAGTACAAGATGATACGATGTACACAATTGCTACAAATGCATTTACTGCCAAAGGTGGAGACGGCTATGACGTTTTTGCTAAAGCTTATGCAGAAGGACGCGTTACAGACTTAGGACTATCTGATTGGGAAAACTTCCGTGACCATTTAGTAAGTATTGGAAGCGAGGGAATTCCTACTGAAGTAGAAGGCAGAATTATTGATGTGAGTCAGGAGCCAGGAGAAGAGCCAGGAGAAGAGCCAGGAGAAGAGCCAGGAGAAGAGCCAGGAGAAGAGCCGGGTGAAGAACCAGGACAAGAGCCGGGTGAAGAACCAGGTAAAGAGCCAGGACAAGGACCTGGAGAAAAGCCAGGCAATAAGCCAGGAGAAAAACCTGGTAACTCAAATAAAGTAAAAGAAATTAAACCGAAAGTAATAAAGGATGGTAGCAAGTATAAGATTAGTGATTCTGCCCTTGCAAATATTGCGGATAATGCTGTAGTTGTTATCAAACTGGATAACAAAATCAATGCAACATTTACATTAACAAAAGAGCAAGTCCAAGCTTTACAGAAAGCAGGAGCATCGATTGTAGTAAGTAATGGAAATGTAGAAGTACAAATCCCTGCCTCCGTTCTTCCGTTAGCTGAAAACGTAAATATTAACGTGAAGAAAATGGAAGTAAAAGGTTCCATTATTGCTTATGACTTTACAATAGAAGCTGATGGGAAAACGTACCATGAATTTGATGATAAAGTGAAACTCACATTTAAAGTTGATCTAAAACGAGTCAAAAATCCTAAAAATGTAAAAGTTTATTATTGGAATGAAAAAGCAGGAAAATGGGAATTGATTGGTGGAGACTATAAGAACGGCAAGGTGTCCGTTTATACGGATCACTTTAGTACGTATGGTGTATTTGAAGGACAGCCAAAGTCTTCTAATGCTCCAGCTCATCAAGCTAATGAGCTTCCAGATACAGCGACAAACAACTTTAATATTTTAGTTGCAGGGTTTATGTTACTTATAGTTGGTATTGGTTTGTATTTTGTGAAGAGAAGAAAAACAAATTTTTAAGAAGTAATTAGTAATTGATTTTTATTAATCTCGTTTATATTAAATACTAAAAAACCCTAAAAATTGCCTAACCGCATTTTTTAGGGTTTTTTAGTAGGTTTACATCTTTAAACTTGAGAGGAAATTATAAATATATTTGAAATAGTATTACTATCTAATGTTAGGTAATTTATAAAAGGCGCTGTATATAAAAAAATAAAATCCGATTTTTGGGGAATAGTAATCTTAATGAATAATAAAGGGTGGGCACGATGAAAATAATGAAATATTCCAAGACACTGTTGATTTTGTCGATGATCGTACCTTGGGTTACGGTACCCTTATTAGGTAAAAATACACTTAAACGATATATAGCTGCAAGCACGTTTATTGCGTTGATGGTGAGAGTGACAAATATTGTTGCTAAAAGACGTAAATGGTGGTGGTGGTATGAAAAAATCCATCAAATACTACCAGGAGACATTCCGTTTATGCTAGGATCCTTTTTTGTAGGTTCCATTTGGATATTAAAATGGACATACGGAAAGTTCTTTACTTATATGGGGATCAATATGGCATTTGATTCCATGTTTACCTATGTTATTGTACCTTATTTAACTAAGTTTGGAATAGCATCTTTGGTACGAATATCCAAAATGCAGCTAATGTATGTTTTTACGGTGTTAGCTTTAATCTTATATGCTTTTCAATTTTTATATGAAAAGATTCCGTTTAATAGGTGGAAACTAAAACATACAGAGTAAAAGAATTTTAGCAAGACCAAAAAATATGATGATATAGTGAAATTGGATAAAAAAGAGAGCAGTTTAAGAAAGTACGAATGGAATAATCACAGATTCGTTCTTTCTTTATCTATTGTAGTGAAAATTAATTGTGGTAATGAGTCTAAAGAATCAAATATTAAGGTGTGTTAAATAGAGTTAATAGTAAAATATACCCCTTTCTTCTGAAAAAATGTTATATTTTAGATGGAAAAAGATTAAGAGCAGAAGGGGTACTCATGAAAGAGATTAAAAATAATGTAAATAGAAAAATATACTATATTATCGTTTGGACAGTGATAGCTATTATTATAGCTGGATTATTTATTAATAATCCCCGTCTAGATGATTTTGGAGTGGCATATGTATTTCAGCTGATAATGGCATTTTGTCTATCTCTTTGTTTGTTGCTGTATCCAAAGAATGGGACAGATAGTTATAGATTAATCATTATCTTATTGGGCTCCACCTACTTTTATACATTGTGTATCCTATATCCCGAAACTGGATCCAATTTTATTTTACTTTGTTTTATACCAATGCTTTCTATTTTATTTTTCAATTCGAAGCTATTTTATTTTTCCTTGTTTTTAAATAGTTTCTTCATTTTGCTTTTATTTGCTTACATTCTTTTTGTAAATCAAAAATCTCAATATAGCTATATAGAACAAGATGTAATTGGAAATTTATTGAGCTTTCTTGCGAGCCAAATTATCGTTTATTTTATTTTTTATTTAACAAATGTTCGAATGAAGCGGCAACATGTATATGACGAACAAATTCAGCATTCAGAGAGGTTGAAGACATCTGGTCAGCTTGCGGCTGCGGTTGCTCATGAAATTAGAAATCCTTTAACGGTTGTGAAAGGTTTTTTGCAGTTTTATAAAGAAGATCATTCCTTTACTCCTAATCAGAAGCATCATTTTGCATTAATGATCGATGAATTGAATATGGCAGAAGAAGTAATTTCTCAATTTTTAACGATGGCGAAACCGGAACAAGAAAAAGTAACAGAAATCGTAGATGTTAAAGCTGTCCTTCAGAGTGTAACAGATTTACTGCATTCATATGGACATTTACACGATAATCAAATTGAATTGAATGTGACAGATGATTGTATTGTTTCTGCAAACATCATTGAATTAAAGCAATTGTTTATTAATATTATAAAAAATGCTATTGAGGCTTCTAAATATGGCGATTTAGTAAGGGTAACGGCAAAAAGAGAGCAAGATTTTGTTGTCATAAATGTCATCGATTATGGAAAAGGGATGTCAGAAGAAGAAATTGCCTTTCTAGGAACCCCTTTTTATTCTTTAAAAAGAAAAGGAACCGGTCTTGGCTTGATGATTTGTTTTAATATAGTAGAAAAATATAATGGCGAGCTAAAATTTAAAAGCTTAAAGGATTATGGAACGACGACCATCATTCGTTTTCCGTATTATCTAGTATAAATAGAAAGCTAAAACCTAGGGAATACTCTTTCTCTAGGTTTTAGCTTTTATAGATGAAAAAGGAAAACGATTGGAATGATTTTTTTCTTTATGGGGATAACTAATAAAAAAGGA of Niallia circulans contains these proteins:
- a CDS encoding sensor histidine kinase is translated as MKEIKNNVNRKIYYIIVWTVIAIIIAGLFINNPRLDDFGVAYVFQLIMAFCLSLCLLLYPKNGTDSYRLIIILLGSTYFYTLCILYPETGSNFILLCFIPMLSILFFNSKLFYFSLFLNSFFILLLFAYILFVNQKSQYSYIEQDVIGNLLSFLASQIIVYFIFYLTNVRMKRQHVYDEQIQHSERLKTSGQLAAAVAHEIRNPLTVVKGFLQFYKEDHSFTPNQKHHFALMIDELNMAEEVISQFLTMAKPEQEKVTEIVDVKAVLQSVTDLLHSYGHLHDNQIELNVTDDCIVSANIIELKQLFINIIKNAIEASKYGDLVRVTAKREQDFVVINVIDYGKGMSEEEIAFLGTPFYSLKRKGTGLGLMICFNIVEKYNGELKFKSLKDYGTTTIIRFPYYLV